In Leishmania mexicana MHOM/GT/2001/U1103 complete genome, chromosome 20, one genomic interval encodes:
- a CDS encoding putative DNAJ domain protein has product MTQDEAPAASSSGKGNWETLKEQGNQAFKSNAFAEAIQHYSAAIEAHPDEPVLYSNRSAAYLKRGQYQEAAHDAEKAVTMDRTFAKAYSRLHSALCNLGLFDRASEALKAGLKAMSTSPKATPQDMKHLRELLNGAEQASRVVPRGRQLIETGCFAEASRTLAGPYRDFPGSSTLAFLYAEAHAPSSPDEASRVLSPFAYTHSSDPYYLYLRALVLYYRGQEGFSSAQNILRETLQMDPDNTKARILLKRIRAVESHKDAGNVAFKNKNAKVAVDEYTQAVECDPTNARMNATLRSNRAAAKMDLNDYKGALLDCDYAISNGATSAKIYARRSRIQEQLENFDEAVRDMQQAAEEDNQFVAELRQLKARAKRAKRKDYYKILGLPQHESNQDAIKRAYKKACLQWHPDKWAHASEEEKSHAETQFKEIGEAFGVLSDPKKKRMYDSGQMDNDVEGANMPSGFGGGASQEDIVTVMNMMFGGGGFQTNSFPGAFESAGNGRRRPRGGPGFF; this is encoded by the coding sequence ATGACACAGGACGAAGCGCCCGCCGCAAGTTCTAGCGGCAAGGGCAACTGGGAGACCCTGAAGGAGCAGGGCAATCAGGCGTTCAAGTCGAACGCATTTGCAGAGGCGATTCAGCACTATAGCGCCGCCATCGAGGCCCATCCAGATGAACCGGTGCTCTACTCGAACCGCAGTGCGGCATACTTGAAGAGGGGGCAGTACCAAGAAGCCGCTCACGatgcggagaaggcggtgacgATGGATAGAACATTTGCGAAGGCGTATTCGCGGTTGCACAGCGCATTATGTAATCTAGGCTTGTTTGACCGCGCCTCGGAGGCGCTGAAGGCAGGTCTGAAGGCCATGTCGACGTCGCCAAAGGCCACGCCACAGGACATGAAGCACCTCAGGGAGTTGTTGAATGGTGCGGAGCAGGCCAGCAGAGTTGTGCCACGCGGGCGGCAGCTGATAGAGACCGGCTGTTTTGCAGAGGCGAGCCGCACACTCGCCGGCCCGTATCGCGACTTTCCCGGCTCTTCGACACTGGCGTTTCTCTAcgcagaggcgcacgcgcccTCATCGCCGGATGAGGCATCCAGagttctctcccccttcgcGTACACGCACAGCTCTGACCCTTACTACCTCTATCTGCGTGCACTGGTGCTATACTACCGCGGTCAGGAGGGCTTCTCCAGCGCGCAGAATATTTTGCGAGAGACGCTGCAGATGGACCCCGACAACACCAAGGCGCGTATCTTGCTCAAGCGAATCCGTGCTGTTGAGTCACACAAAGACGCCGGCAATGTCGCCTTCAAGAACAAGAACGCCAAGGTGGCCGTGGACGAGTACACGCAGGCGGTCGAGTGCGACCCGACCAACGCCCGCATGAATGCTACGCTGCGCAGCAAccgggcagcggcgaagatGGACTTGAACGACTACAAAGGCGCTCTCCTCGACTGCGACTACGCCATCAGCAACGGCGCCACTTCTGCGAAAATCTACGCTCGTCGTAGCCGCATTCaagagcagctggagaactTCGATGAGGCGGTGCGGGACATGCAGcaggccgccgaggaggataACCAGTTTGtagcggagctgcgccagctgaaGGCGCGCGCCAAGCGTGCGAAGCGCAAGGACTACTACAAAATACTCGGTCTGCCTCAGCACGAGTCCAACCAAGATGCTATCAAGCGGGCTTACAAGAAAGCGTGTTTGCAGTGGCACCCAGACAAGTGGGCGCACGCaagcgaagaggagaagTCGCATGCGGAGACGCAGTTCAAGGAGATTGGTGAGGCCTTTGGCGTCCTGTCTGATccaaagaagaagcgcatgTATGACTCAGGTCAGATGGACAATGACGTGGAGGGGGCCAACATGCCAAGCGgctttggcggcggcgcgagccAGGAGGATATTGTCACTGTGATGAACATGATGtttggcggcggtggcttcCAGACGAACAGCTTCCCAGGTGCCTTTGAAAGCGCAGGCAATggtcgccgtcgcccccGCGGCGGTCCGGGCTTCTTTTGA
- a CDS encoding vacuolar protein sorting-associated protein,putative, whose translation MTSVSSSKVNRGRRNCLEQAWNYLNTAFSATAGLKVLLCDDATREIFSVAYSQHQLLQHNVVLVDMLANQERYPMKHFSCVIVCRPSAASLAAVYQELAEGNFASYDIYFTYMLDSTLVQSLANADVLNLVSHVGELYIDSIPVTEWVCLMQLKPSLLSKGPSPFMNPITYSQWDPKSLERMSEGIISMLLSTNRRAVIRYREGSKVSEKLAVEVAARMKNVHATFPDLKATESVLVILDRKDDPITPLLMPWTYEAMIHELIGFQRGNEVVIDDPDAKPEDRVHVVTPQTDGFFGQHRYDDWGQVCVAVSEMVKAYKEMNKFDRNTVSLDEIKNFMNRFPEARKQSVQVTRHCAITSELVAEINGRNLTRLSVLEQDIISNNNVTEHSRLVLEVVQDPKTDVDDALRIVMLYHLHYERVTGNIIMQLKQELMHRQCPQEKVQLIDRLIEYAGQDQRCHEIFRSSTGHMLKTVAKAVGQFGKDVQNVLTQHVPLVRKIINRVYNGTLSVEKYPVQVVPGCPIPAGQAPFVRAKDIIVVYIGGYTFSEAMLLAQINEGNVDNNQETLLNFSKQVSRKLGTDGVTGPSTEPYTAKIEAHVSLITTSMLNSKDFIHSLPS comes from the coding sequence ATGACTTCCGTATCCTCCTCGAAGGTAAACCGCGGGCGCCGCAACTGCCTGGAGCAGGCGTGGAACTACTTGAACACAGCTTTTAGCGCCACGGCGGGTCTCAAGGTGCTCCTGTGCGATGATGCGACTCGTGAAATCTTCTCTGTTGCCTATTCTcagcaccagctgctgcagcataACGTAGTGCTGGTTGATATGCTGGCGAACCAGGAGCGCTATCCCATGAAACACTTCTCCTGTGTGATTGTGTGCCGCCCCTCGGCAGCATCGCTGGCAGCTGTGTATcaggagctggcggagggCAACTTCGCTTCCTATGACATCTACTTTACCTACATGCTAGACTCCACGCTGGTGCAGTCTTTGGCGAACGCAGATGTGCTTAATCTAGTGTCGCACGTTGGGGAGCTGTACATCGACTCCATTCCCGTGACGGAGTGGGTGTGTCTGATGCAGCTGAAGCCCTCGCTGCTGTCCAAAGGCCCAAGCCCGTTCATGAACCCCATCACGTACAGTCAGTGGGACCCCAAGTCGCTCGAGCGCATGTCGGAGGGCATCATCAGCATGCTGCTGTCGACGAATCGCCGGGCCGTCATTCGGTACCGCGAGGGCAGCAAGGTTTCCGAGAAGCTCGCGGTTGAGGTGGCTGCTCGCATGAAGAATGTTCACGCCACATTCCCTGACCTCAAGGCCACCGAGAGTGTGCTGGTGATCTTGGACCGCAAGGATGACCCCATCACCCCACTGTTGATGCCCTGGACCTACGAGGCAATGATTCATGAGCTGATCGGCTTCCAGCGCGGCAACGAAGTCGTCATTGACGACCCAGATGCGAAGCCGGAGGATCGCGTGCACGTCGTCACGCCGCAGACGGACGGCTTTTTTGGACAGCATCGCTACGACGATTGGGGCCAGGTCTGCGTGGCGGTGAGTGAAATGGTGAAGGCGTACAAGGAGATGAACAAGTTTGACCGCAACACCGTTTCCTTGGATGAAATCAAAAATTTCATGAACCGCTTCCCTGAGGCGCGCAAGCAGTCGGTGCAGGTGACCCGACATTGCGCTATCACGAGTGAGCTGGTCGCCGAGATCAACGGCCGCAACCTTACGAGGCTCTCGGTACTCGAGCAAGACATCATCTCCAACAACAACGTCACGGAGCACAGCCGCCTCGTGCTGGAGGTGGTACAGGATCCCAAGACGGACGTCgacgatgcgctgcgcatTGTGATGCTGTACCATCTGCACTACGAGAGGGTGACCGGGAATATCATCATGCAGCTGAAGCAGGAGCTCATGCATCGTCAATGCCCGCAGGAGAAGGTCCAGCTGATCGACCGCCTTATCGAGTATGCTGGACAGGACCAGCGGTGCCATGAGATATTCCGATCTTCAACGGGGCACATGCTCAAGACGGTTGCGAAGGCTGTTGGTCAGTTTGGCAAGGACGTGCAGAATGTGCTCACGCAGCACGTACCACTCGTCAGGAAGATCATTAACCGTGTCTACAACGGTACACTATCGGTGGAGAAGTATCCGGTGCAGGTGGTGCCGGGGTGCCCTATTCCCGCTGGCCAGGCGCCGTTTGTGCGCGCCAAAGACATTATCGTTGTGTACATTGGCGGCTACACTTTTTCGGAGGCGATGCTACTGGCACAGATCAACGAAGGCAACGTGGACAACAACcaggagacgctgctgaaCTTCAGCAAGCAGGTGTCGCGTAAGCTGGGCACCGACGGCGTCACGGGGCCATCGACGGAGCCGTACACCGCCAAGATTGAGGCGCACGTCTCCCTCATCACGACATCGATGCTGAACAGCAAGGATTTTATACACTCACTGCCCTCCTAG
- a CDS encoding putative mitochondrial carrier protein, giving the protein MLSMTSSSLSAPAAEATASSLASPSNASSSRVMSDTADDPSASSSQEEILVVPLHTILEKVTPFCSLSVPELRALVLRYDTDGVGGLTEPQWSLFCHENRHAFSSLGEELLDFDRSGEYSVLVVKHGYEGTSNTNAPHSLTKEVIRFIESFAAGGIAGAVSKTVIAPGDRVKIIFQVESARYFSLREALYLGAETVRKFGITGLWIGNGATMLRVVPYAAITYASFDFYHSKLRFMFSRSNPDGSPDEARAVTLRFISGSLAGATSTTCTYPLDLMRARFAARSSSGKRRFPSYSTAFKEATSKQGVLSLYGGLFPTLVGIVPYAGCSFACFETLKHYIVKVSNLKSDKDIPTYQRLVAGGFAGLLAQSATYPLDIVRRRMQVTPRRYLSVIDALRTVYREEGIRQGLYKGLAMNWIKGPIATATSFTVNDLVKRRTRNYYETTVVYSSRHNIVTLPEAFLCGGVAAATAKFFSLPFDRLKILYQVGMTEKTSAKKGAQLLYQVVKQSPNMWTSGHVTMLRVVPYGALTYCFFDMFQLLAERLMYSHVATPYTNFAAGAAAASLGTTIVYPLDLLRTRVAVNAVPSFQSYFWLLRAMARRHGIGSLWKGCYLSMMGVGVLGGIGFALYDYLKERFGCHTFLQYMAAGATSGLAGSVITYPLNVMKRNRQAERVVYAQLGTSSVQSLLKSPKTVALLYRKMPFSFTVSSLTFGISFAVNDWCRDVIAATRNDMLREMLFLPSSAVSKSVLSRGDTA; this is encoded by the coding sequence ATGCTGTCGATGACCTCATCGTCCCTTTcggcgcctgctgctgaagcAACTGCTAGCTCGCTCGCGTCACCCTCGAATGCCTCATCTAGTCGCGTGATGTCGGATACCGCTGATGACCCCTCTGCATCTAGCTCGCAGGAGGAAATTCTCGTAGTTCCACTGCACACCATTCTGGAGAAGGTGACCCCTTTCTGCAGCCTCTCTGTCCCTGAGCTGCGTGCTCTTGTTCTCCGATACGACACagacggcgtcggcggcctCACGGAGCCTCAGTGGTCGCTCTTCTGCCACGAGAATCGTCACGCCTTCTCTTCCCTGGGTGAGGAGCTTTTGGATTTCGACCGCTCCGGCGAGTACAGTGTCCTCGTCGTGAAGCACGGGTACGAAGGCACAAGTAATACAAACGCGCCGCACTCACTCACCAAGGAGGTAATTCGGTTCATTGAGAGTTTCGCCGCCGGCGGTATCGCTGGCGCTGTGAGCAAGACTGTCATCGCGCCCGGTGACCGTGTCAAGATCATTTTCCAGGTGGAGTCGGCACGTTACTTTAGCCTGCGTGAGGCTCTCTACCTCGGCGCGGAGACGGTGCGAAAGTTTGGCATAACGGGTTTGTGGATCGGCAATGGCGCGACGATGCTCCGTGTCGTTCCATACGCGGCTATCACCTATGCTTCCTTCGACTTCTACCACAGCAAGCTGCGCTTCATGTTCAGTCGCAGCAATCCAGACGGCTCGCCCGACGAGGCGCGGGCGGTGACGCTGCGTTTCATTAGCGGCTCGTTGGCAGGGGCCACTTCGACTACTTGTACCTACCCACTAGACCTCATGCGTGCCCGATTTGCAGCGCGTAGCAGCTCGGGCAAGCGGCGCTTTCCTAGCTATAGCACCGCTTTCAAAGAAGCCACATCTAAGCAAGGtgttctctccctctacGGCGGCCTTTTCCCTACGCTTGTGGGCATTGTCCCCTACGCGGGCTGTAGCTTTGCATGCTTTGAGACACTTAAGCACTACATTGTAAAGGTTTCCAACCTGAAGTCTGACAAGGACATCCCAACGTATCAGCGACTGGTAGCTGGCGGATTTGCAGGGTTGCTCGCGCAGTCGGCGACATACCCGCTTGATAttgtgcggcggcgcatgcAAGTCACCCCACGACGCTACTTGAGTGTCATCGACGCATTACGAACGGTGTATCGGGAGGAAGGGATTCGCCAGGGACTCTACAAAGGCCTTGCCATGAACTGGATCAAAGGTCccatcgccaccgcgacGAGCTTCACTGTGAATGATCTTGTAAAgcgacgcacgcgcaactACTACGAGACAACGGTCGTGTACTCGTCGCGCCACAACATTGTGACGCTGCCGGAGGCATTCCTCTGCGGCGGggtggctgccgccacggccaAGTTCTTTTCCTTGCCCTTTGACCGGCTGAAAATCCTGTATCAGGTGGGCATGACCGAGAAAACCTCGGCAAAGAAGggagcgcagctgctgtaCCAAGTCGTCAAGCAGAGTCCGAACATGTGGACGTCGGGGCACGTCACGATGTTGCGTGTGGTACCGTACGGTGCCTTAACGTACTGCTTCTTCGATATGTTTCAGTTGTTGGCGGAGCGGCTAATGTACTCGCACGTGGCCACACCGTACACCAACtttgccgccggcgctgccgccgcgtcgcttGGGACGACGATCGTGTACCCACTCGATCttctgcgcacgcgtgtcGCCGTGAACGCCGTTCCCAGCTTTCAGTCATATTtctggctgctgcgcgccatggCCCGACGTCACGGCATCGGTTCACTGTGGAAAGGCTGCTACCTTTCCATGATGGGCGTGGGCGTTCTCGGCGGCATCGGATTTGCCTTGTATGACTATTTGAAGGAGCGGTTTGGATGCCATACCTTTTTGCAGTATATGGCCGCTGGCGCGACGTCGGGGCTGGCCGGCTCTGTGATAACGTACCCACTGAACGTCATGAAGCGTAATCGCCAGGCGGAGCGTGTCGTGTACGCGCAGCTGGGCACTAGCTCCGTGCAATCGCTGCTCAAAAGCCCTAAAACGGTGGCCCTCCTCTACCGCAAGATGCCCTTCTCTTTCACGGTGAGCAGCCTTACGTTCGGTATCTCGTTCGCAGTGAACGACTGGTGTCGAGATGTGATCGCGGCGACGCGCAACGATATGCTGCGCGAGATGCTGTTCCTTCCATCGTCTGCGGTGTCGAAGTCGGTGCTGTCCCGCGGTGACACCGCCTAG
- a CDS encoding dihydrouridine synthase domain protein-like protein, which translates to MKVEESMLYQKTILAPMVRVCSPGFRALCGAHGADIVFTEEVVAAKLAMCQREVVHYPTVDTPMAEYVSYDPFKNTYKRTVVLSTPVLPGITDGGRKAERIAAPRIVLQLGVADPVRGAAAALVCSNDIDGIDINMGCPKKFSVHNGFGAALMKRPEVGGAIVRAVHDAVNSDSNVDARGGKRIAVSLKTRLKDTAEATVGMLRAMLTAAQHTPANPALHAITIHARTPEQRSEQAPLYDRAAEVVRICRANAAFEGICLVLNGSVLSRQDGEAKCALYGFDAAMIARAALEDARCFHRICSELPDSSVAHDGEAQSREDAEEYAMAIMKELFFYSVRYRTLFNNFKYHLTRAFPVVKALKPFMEEVQHELRSYTDCYEFFRLTVEETALADSCAHTMELLAKKPASTPKRAAATAAASEEDGEQAHKRARVETTTKASS; encoded by the coding sequence ATGAAGGTGGAGGAGTCAATGCTCTACCAAAAGACGATATTGGCGCCgatggtgcgcgtgtgcagccCTGGCTTTCGCGCCCTATGCGGCGCGCACGGTGCCGATATCGTCTTCActgaggaggtggtggccgccAAGCTTGCGATGTGCCAGCGCGAGGTGGTGCACTACCCCACAGTAGACACGCCGATGGCTGAATACGTGTCCTACGACCCCTTCAAAAACACCTACAAGCGTACTGTTGTGCTGAGTACGCCTGTGCTTCCCGGCATCACCGACGGCGGACGCAAGGCAGAGCGCATCGCTGCCCCTCGCATTGTGCTGCAGCTTGGCGTCGCAGACCCAGTccgtggtgcggctgcggcgcttgTGTGCAGCAATGACATAGACGGCATCGACATCAACATGGGATGCCCTAAAAAGTTCAGTGTGCACAACGGCTTCGGCGCCGCACTGATGAAGCGGCCGGAGGTCGGCGGGGCAATTGTGCGGGCCGTGCATGACGCGGTGAACAGCGACTCGAATGTAGATGCACGGGGTGGTAAGCGCATCGCCGTGAGCCTCAAGACACGTCTTAAGGACACTGCTGAAGCCACTGTGGGGATGCTGCGAGCGAtgctgacggcggcgcagcacacgccgGCGAACCCTGCCCTGCACGCCATCACCATTCACGCCCGCACGCCGGAACAACGGTCTGAGCAGGCTCCGCTGTACGACCGTGCGGCAGAGGTGGTACGCATCTGCAGGGCCAACGCCGCCTTCGAAGGCATCTGCTTGGTTCTGAACGGCTCCGTCTTGTCGCGTCAAGACGGGGAGGCAAAGTGCGCGCTGTACGGCTTCGACGCAGCCATGATTGCTCGCGCCGCCCTGGAGGACGCGCGTTGCTTTCACCGTATATGCAGCGAGCTTCCGGACTCCTCCGTTGCTcacgacggcgaggcgcagTCGAGGGAGGACGCTGAGGAGTACGCGATGGCCATAATGAAAGAGCTCTTTTTCTACTCGGTGCGCTACCGCACCCTCTTCAACAACTTTAAGTACCACCTCACGCGCGCGTTTCCGGTGGTGAAGGCCCTAAAGCCGTtcatggaggaggtgcagcatGAGCTGCGCAGCTACACCGACTGCTACGAGTTCTTCCGCTTGACTGTAGAAgagacggcgctggcagACTCGTGTGCGCACACGATGGAGCTGCTCGCGAAGAAGCCGGCGTCTACGCCAaagcgcgcagcggcgaccgcggcggcgagtgaggaggatggcgagcAAGCGCACAAGCGTGCCCGTGTTGAGACGACAACGAAAGCATCCAGTTAA